The DNA sequence CTTTCTCCAAGAATCGGGTTATATAACTATGGCTCATTACCAATGGCTAGATAACTGGAGCCCACATCAAGGCCTTGTGTTTTTGTGACTCAAGGTGGGCCTCTGTGCTCCCCTAAGGCTTTGTGGTGAGATCAACTTGTATGACTTGAGTATACAATTACAGTTACGTTTCATGTCAATAATACAAGGAAATCTGGACAAAAAAACTAACATATGTTCTTGTATTAATGACATGGAACGGCATACTACTAGATAAAGGGAAAACGTAAAGACTACCATTTAAGTAGTTCAAGCAAGATTTACCGTAGCAATATACCCGTATCATATAAAACATCATCGGGGATCCAGGGAGGTCAGGCGGTGTTATGTACATTTGTGGTTAATGGTGGTGATACAAGTTCATAATGGAGAAAAAGAAttgtttctctttctatatAGGTTTGGTTGGTGGGTGCAAAATGGAAGAGAAATCAACTAAGAAtacaattattgtttcatatgGATGTGACTTTGATCTAGAAAATCTATACATGTACGTAAAATCATATCCTTAAAGTGTACAGAGTTAAAATGTTTGGTGGTGCTACATGCATTATAAAACATCATTATTGCAGGCGATGAATTCCGCTAGTGGCATCCTATTCAATCTGTTGTGTTCTGAATTTAAACACTTTATTCTTTACTTATTGTCGCTTATAATTATAATATGACTTGTAATAAAAAATATCGTTATTATAATTCTATTCATGACGTACTTGAGGATTAGAAACTTCATGCCAAAGTGGATCACCATTATTATATCATTGAAGTGCCAAATTAATTAAAGATTATTAGAAACTTTAGGGGGTGTAGttaaattaagattttaaaggatttaaaAAGTGttagatttgataggatttaagaggattaaagactcctacaaaattcatatggatttttaaagaatttgaatggattgtggtggattGTGGTGGAAGGGTTTGAAATCCTAGGGGGTGAGGTTGAATTCTTTTTAGTAttggttatatatacttttgtctctcaaatcccacaaaatccacaacttattgaaatcctctaaaatcttaattttttgaatacgcttagatttggatggattttaaaatcctttaaaatattttaattgactacacctagattttaaaggattctaaaatcctttaattgactacacctagatttgaatggattctaaaatcctttaaaatcttttaattgactacactaggattttaaaatcttttaaaatcctctcaaatccTAGTTTGACTATACCCCTTAGTTAATTGGGAAACTTTTCCATTAAGAAAACTGGTGTCAATTGGAGCCGCAATGCCCTTCCTTTctattctaattaattaatatatattctgATATTTCCATTCCTTGGTGCCAAAGTCATGTCCTAATCCTGCTTGAGATCAATGTGATCGATCATGCTTTTTAAAAGAAGCTTAAAATGGGTCCATCCATGCACCacacaaaagcaaaagcaactCACTCCTTTCCTGCACAACATTCTGTAATTACCCAAATGCATGTCGAGCTATTATATATTCCTTTCTTGCCTTAGGACAATGTATAATGAACTGATTCCTCCTCGACTCTTCAGCTATGAGTTTCCCAGAAGCCTATCATAGGAGAGCAATTTCAATAACACGGGTATATCGTACTGTGATGTCATATGTCAATAATAATTGTATAAATTCTCTAAGCACTGATGTTATTCATTAACACGTGATAAAATAACAGTGTGCCCATGTTAGACCGAACAGTAGAAGGACACTTTAGTCAATGACTAATCAAGTATCAATAATTTAGTTATATAATGTACACTACTTGAATTAAAGTTTATGAATACATAAATATTTATGGAAAGCAAGAGCAATTGGGATAAGCATTTTGAATTCTTGAAGCTTTTTTCTGCACCAAACACAAAGTAAAGCAATGCCATTTCCACCCATTTAAAGTGAAAGAAACTAAGACTAAGAGTACTACTACACAAACACACGAGAAGAACACACAAAAAGAttgtgaagagagagagagagagagagagatgtacaGGCTCAGTAACACAGTGATAGGGTTCTTGAACCTCGTCACTCTCTTAGCATCAATTCCGATAATCGCTGCAGGTCTATGGATGTCAAGGAGCAGCACCACATGTGAAACTTTCCTCCAAACTCCACTTTTGGTGGTAGGTTTTGTGGTGCTCGTGGTATCCCTAGCTGGGTTCATTGGTGCCTGCTTCCATGTGGTATGGGCACTCTGGGTGTACTTGGCGGTGATGCTGCTGCTGATTGCAACCCTAATCGGTTTGACAGTGTTTGGGTTTGCGGTTACAAGCAAAGGTGCTGGAGTGGAGGTGCCTGGTAGGGTTTATAAGGAATACCACCTTGAGGATTACTCACCATGGTTGAGGAATAGGATTAAGGATCCTAATTATTGGAGTAAGATTAGGAGTTGCATCATGGGGTCTAAAACTTGTGCTAAGATTGTTGCTTGGACACCTACCGATTATCTTCAAAGGGACTTGTCTCCAATACAGGTAATATAAGTACGtacgtacatacatacatacatacatatatacatacacatatatatgtatgtatttgtttaaataGTAATCTACAATTGCTAGCTATTTAAATTCTTTGTTCTTATATGTGTGGGATTGTGTTTTTCCATACCCtcctatttataattaacatcAATTGCAAGAttgttttcttcaaatttggttcatgttttattatttatttatttgtttcacAGTAGCAATAAAATTATTAATGCTTGTTTCCTTTGTTCATAGTAATAGTttatttatattcaaaattaattagtgACACTGATTTAGGTAGGATTTATGGTTGAAGAATAATtagatatataaaaatatgaaatcatatagttttttttttttttttggtataaagatTTGAAGTTAATGAAATATGTTTCTCATGTTTAAGATAGGTTTTcttagaaaaagaatgaaaaagtaTAGAATTAGCTTTCTTTTTGATGATAGAAAAGTTTCGAAAGTAAAGACTTAGCTCTTTCGATCTAAAGCTTGTGGTAGTTAAATAGTTTTGGGTCTTTTTACAGCTTGTagtatttaaattatatttttggtgCATCTGTGCAGTCTGGTTGTTGCAAGCCTCCAACTTCATGTAATTACGACATGGCAACCACAGTGACTCAAGACCAAGATTGCTACCGTTGGAACAATGCGCCCAATTTGTTATGCTATGAGTGTGATTCATGCAAAGCTGGAGTTCTTGAAGATATCAAGAGGGACTGGCACAAGATCTCTGTCCTCACCATTGTCGTGGTGGTTGTTCTCATTGGAGTATATTCAATTGGTTGCTGTGCTTTCCGCAACGCAGAACGAGCTGAAACGGATTATCCATATGGTCATAACAGGATGAGTAAAATCCGCCCCCGATGGGACTACCATTGGTGAGTTTAGTCCCATTGGTGAGTTTAGAGTTAAGTGAACATAATTTATGTGCTTTGCCTGAGTTTGAATTAGGGATGATGCTAATTTTGTTTGAGTATGCGATTTAAATTAAGTTAGGCAACTAAATATTGGCAAGAAATCATAACCCTTGAGTTAATAATACTCTACCACCAAACTCATAACAATTGGGcatttctttatgcttttgaagattacaaatattaatgtgaaaattatgcaaaaatcaaaattttccaaAAGGAAATTTAGTtgctaataaaaacaaaaaaataaccgTAAAAAAGATGTGAAATCCTGAAACATGGTAAGaggctttctttttttttttttttttttgtttgttttatgtttttttttgtttttggtaactGAAACATGGTAAGAGTTTGGTAAGTGTTTGCAAAATGAAAAGGGATTCTCTTTGGATTCACGATGGAAgaggattctctccggatcccttctaGCTTTAAATATGCAGACCCACTTAAGGCTTtcagatttggatcctctcctgagctaatggagaggttCTTCATGACCAATCATCGTGGGtcgttgaatttttatccaacggctacaaacagaaggtccttttaaaattataatgattgtagccgttgaataaaAATCTAATGGTCCATGAtgattggtcaggaggatcGTCTCCATtagcttaggagaggatccaaatcctaccTCTTTTTCGATCTAACTTGCTAAGCAATGCTTTTTGGTAATTtacttattttcttttgcaGGTGGAGAAACTGGCATCACAGAAGAGAGCAGCTTTATTAATTGAAAGAAACTCTTATCTTCTACTGGTTATTGTAAATCTTATTGTTAGGTGTGCTTAAAGATGGGACAATTCAGTTGTTTTTCCAGTGCATTCGAAATTGGAGAGCTCtgatcaaattttcttttgtttttgtacaGACTTTTTtaatttagctttttttttgtttttgttttttttttttgttgtaaaaagATGGATTTTACTCTTTTCTTATCTCTGCCTTTCTTTCCCTactttattttgtaaaatatcaTGCCATTGCTAATGTATATCATTTCCTTTATTTTCCTTCCTCACTGCCGTTTGATGGTGGTgtagtatttttatattatacaGAAACATAAAACTACTaagttttcaaataaaaaaaaaaaaaaaaaccataaaactACTAAAGCGGGTTGAGGTATATGCAACTTGGACAACTTGCTTATTGAGCATAAGCTCAATGTTGGAGCGACAAGTTTGCAAAAGAATATAGAAGAAACTAGGGACATGGGTTGGGTCTAGGTAACCGATTGTTACAACAATGGAATCTGGGATTGCTATTTCAACAAGCTCCAgggttgaaatgatgaaaaataaaacctaaaacccgAGAGTTAAGCTCTAAAATGTATGCAGGAAATGAATGCTAATTGGCCgaacaaaaggaaaaatatcAAAACTTTGACGATTAAGATGAAAACTAGACATTAACGTCCAGATAAGATAACATCCATATAAATTATATTGGACAAGAATTCCCAAATAGATAGCTTCTCAATTGTTAACTCAACCAtggaatttttatattttcatgcAATAACATATGTGATAGGTTTGCTGATAAGTATGCTGATAAGTGTGAACCATTAGGAGGTGGTGGTCCATAGgagtgggcataaaaaccgctAAACCGGAAAATCGCATCGAaccttgacaaaaaaaaaaaaaacgtaaaaaattGCGTTGACCAGAAAAGTCAAAACTGGAACAAAAACCGAATCGAACCGTTTCAAACGGTTTTAGTTCCGGTTTGGAAATATTAAGAACCGGAGGAACCGGACCGAACcgtttttaatataaattattattttattattatttttatataaataagacATTTTTCCAAGAAGACCATGTGCATAAgcccaatatttttcttcacttctctTCCCCTCCTTTGTTGTTTTATCACTTTTCTTCTCCCATTACATTATTTTTCTCCATTCTTTTCTAGTATATTATGCAttatgtacattttagttttagtttaagaTCTACACTTTGGTCTTGATACGAGTCTTTCTatcttttgatttatatttatatgcacaCTTTCTATCCTCTGGTCACAAATCTTGTAGATCTAGTAGTGGAAACtctagaaaattagaaaaaacatatatataattttggttaGAACTGTAAACCGGCATGAACCAAACTGGAACCGTCATGAACAAAACCACATGattttagtaataaatttaagtgaAACTGCACCGAACCGAACTGTTGAAATTTTTCGATTTCGGTTTCATTTTGAGGGTGGAACCGGGCCGAACCGGACCGTGCTCACCTCTAGTGGTCCATGCCATGCATTACTGCTAGGGTTTTCTTGTATACATGCATATGTTTAACATTGATCGACATGCATAAAGTTAGTTTTCTTCAAAGCCAACCACAAACCCCAACGGCCAAATTCAAGGACATCGAAGGTTCTGGGCatgatattcatatattttcttcaaaaattaaTTATGAGCAGTCACACCAAATGGCCCATGCCTCTTTACATTTTCCCCATTCTGAGTACATTAGATTATTAAACCAATTAAGATCCATATCGCTCGGCTTGCTACAATGAGAACCACACTTAAATCTCTACagttctctattttttttttctgcagtCCAATTGACTGCAATCTAGGTACCCTTTTGGTCCTCAACATTAATTTTGTCTGAAATAACATTAGTCATGTTCTTCCAGAAATCattgttaaaaaacaaaaactgttAACAATCCACTGTTCAATCTTAATTCAATAGTGAAAGAAGTctaattaaaattgaattgaGAGTCACCATTTTCTTATAAAAGCTAGAAAAAAGAAGACTCGAAGTACCAAATACCATGAACCACTTGCATGGTCACAAAGATCGCGTGGAATGAGTTTTTCTTATATGTCCCCTTGAATTTTCTTTGGCTAATAGTCAGTCTATCAAGTTTCAGTCTTCTTCTTACTTTTTTGACTTTCTAAACATTATTAATTAGTTGGTACGAGGAATAATCTTAAGCTCTCTCCCACCACATATCCATCTTCTTTGTGATTGACCCGCGCATTTGAAAAGTACAATAAAATATATGATGAACATTCAATAGCCATTTTGACCAGCATATTTGGGATTTGATCAATTTTTAATTCTAAAATATGGACTtattattcatttaaaattacaaattttctGAAAAATGTCATATTGTCAATATATCGTTAATAAGTTGTTGATAATATTGATAGATGATATACTCATAACAAAACATACGtaaccatttttattgatacaAAATAAGTCGTATTAGTCAAAGACGTGCTATGTCAAATAAATCATAATTTGTACCAAGTCCATTCTGTCGGCAAATATAACTCCAATTTGCATGCCAAGTATCCCCAAGTTAAAGTTTGCTGAtttatatttatgttgtttGGACAAGTTCTACAATGATAGAGACTGCCTAATGCTACAATCAAAGTCTTTGAATAAATCTTGGAATAAGTCTTGAACTTTTTGTCCTTGCCCAAGGCTCTTCTGCAGACAAATTTCCCTTATAAATAACAAAGACGAActcatt is a window from the Pyrus communis chromosome 16, drPyrComm1.1, whole genome shotgun sequence genome containing:
- the LOC137721447 gene encoding tetraspanin-6-like isoform X1 → MYRLSNTVIGFLNLVTLLASIPIIAAGLWMSRSSTTCETFLQTPLLVVGFVVLVVSLAGFIGACFHVVWALWVYLAVMLLLIATLIGLTVFGFAVTSKGAGVEVPGRVYKEYHLEDYSPWLRNRIKDPNYWSKIRSCIMGSKTCAKIVAWTPTDYLQRDLSPIQSGCCKPPTSCNYDMATTVTQDQDCYRWNNAPNLLCYECDSCKAGVLEDIKRDWHKISVLTIVVVVVLIGVYSIGCCAFRNAERAETDYPYGHNRMSKIRPRWDYHWWRNWHHRREQLY
- the LOC137721447 gene encoding tetraspanin-6-like isoform X2; amino-acid sequence: MYRLSNTVIGFLNLVTLLASIPIIAAGLWMSRSSTTCETFLQTPLLVVGFVVLVVSLAGFIGACFHVVWALWVYLAVMLLLIATLIGLTVFGFAVTSKGAGVEVPGRVYKEYHLEDYSPWLRNRIKDPNYWSKIRSCIMGSKTCAKIVAWTPTDYLQRDLSPIQSGCCKPPTSCNYDMATTVTQDQDCYRWNNAPNLLCYECDSCKAGVLEDIKRDWHKISVLTIVVVVVLIGVYSIGCCAFRNAERAETDYPYGHNRMSKIRPRWDYHW